Sequence from the Sulfuracidifex tepidarius genome:
AATGTTATCTCTATAACACCACTTGAGAGGGATACAATAAAGAAGAAATTTAAGGTAGATTCTGTAGTAATACCCAACGGTATTGAGGACTATTATTTCGATGTAAAAAGTAAAGGAGACGACTATTACCTTTTTTTAGGAAGGGTTAGCAGTGAAAAGAACGTTATGAAAATGCTGAAGGGTTTCGCTTTGTCGAAGGTGAGTAGGCCACTTATCATAGCTGGTCCAGACGGTGGTTTGGGGACCGAAGTGAGGTCTTTCATCCATAAAACTGGTATTAATGCGAAATATGTAGGAAGCGTTACAGAGGAAGAAAAAATAGAGCTATTAAGTAAATGCAGAGCCTTGATCAATCCCAGACCTTATGAGGCATTTGGAATCACGTTAATTGAAGCTCAAGCTATGGGTAAGCCTTGCATGATAGTCGGACATGGAGGACAGGAATACGCTGCCCCTCCTGGGGTATCCAGCATAAGGGGTGAAGACAATGAAGTTGATATTTCCAATTTATTTAAGCAGATAGAAAATGATGAAATTTTTGAACTATTGTCAAAAGGAGCTAGACAGTATTCAGAGAGGTTTAGGTACAGCAAAGTTTTAGCTGAAATAGAGGAATACTACAACACTGTGGCCCAAAAAACTATAGAAAAAAATAATTAACATATTAAAAGATTTTATATGAGATATAATTTATTTTATCTAATAATTTTATAGTAATGGAATTATAGGGAAACTCTTAATAAAGTGCTAAGTTACTGTTATTTTTGAGGTACATAGATCAATGGCTTCCGACAATAGCGTTACCTTGAGTATTATAGTTATTAATGTAAAGGGAAAGGAAAATCTAATGCCTCTTATAGATTCTCTCTTAAATTCCTCTTTCAAAGATTTCGAAGTCATAGTTATTGATGACGTAGAACAAAAATTTGAAGATAAAAGGATAAGACTGTTAAAAATAAATGAAGATAAAGGAATTGCTTTCTGCAGAAATCTAGGTATTAAGAATTCTGTAGGTAAATTTATTCTTTTTTTAGATAATGATACTGAAGTAGATCATGATACTCTGGAAAAGTTTATCTCATATCTAATAGAAAATCCTGATTCTGTAGTTCAACTTAAGTTAGTGAGGCCTAATCACGTGATAGACGCAACAGGTGGATTAGTAGATGATTTGGGATATCCTATAGAATTAAACAGGGACGTGGAAGAGTCTAAGATAGACAGGGAAATAGAAGTGCTTTATGCTAAGGGAGCTGCTATGGGAATGTCTAGGAATACCTTGAATCAAATAGGACTTTTCGACGAAATTTACTTTTACGGTTACGAAGAGACCGATCTTTGTTACAGAGCGAGAAAAATGGGGATAAAGGTGATAGCTCTTCCTTTCGGAAGGGTAATTCATAAGGAGCATGGCTCATTTTCGAAAGATAACAAGGGAAGGGAAACTAGATTAGCTCATTTTCTAGAACGCGGAAGGCTTTATTTCATATTTAAGAACTTTGACTCTATGTTTCTTTTGAAACGTGTTCCTCGCGTCTTATTCTATTTCTTTGGATCAATACTAAAGGATATATACGGAAGGAAATATCATTTGGCAAAAACTAAGATAAGGGCTTTCGCTTGGTTCGTATCAAAATTTCCTTCTATTATAGCCGAAAGGAGGAATATTAAAGGAGTCACAGTAAACGAGAAAGAACTAATGAAACTAAGGCTTATTGTAAGGCACGGGGAGACAGTTAGTTAGATATGTTTTCACCCAAGAGTTTCCTCTAAAAAGTTATTGTGTAGGAATTAGATAATACACTCAATAATATTATACTACATTATATAACGATTAAACTGTTGTAGCGGTGTAATTAGTCCTTTTACTCTTAAATAATACTAGCGCCCGCGAAGCGTAATGTGTTATCAAACCTTGATTTCTTTTCCTTTCCAGCGAGGAGTCTTGTTCCTTTGTTGTCTATAAAAAGTAGGGGTATTTAAACTAGTTACTAATACAGATAATACCTGGAAATCAGTACAGATAGTAAATTATTTCAATACTCATGAATTTATAAGTTGAAGGAGCTAGTTCTATTTGGTAACTGGGATTGAGCAGGACGTCTGTGGAAGACAATTTCCCTAGAGTGAGTAAAGAAGATGTAACTGTGGTTCTTTGTACTTTAAACGAGGAAGATGCTATAGGTAAGGTGATAGATGATCTTTTTTCTCATGGATACAGTAATATTCTGGTAGTAGATGGATATTCCAAAGACAGAACGAGGGAAATAGCTGAGTCTAAGGGAGTTAAGGTGGTGATGCAGATTAATTCAGGTAAAGGAGGAGCCGTTATAACTGCTATAAATAAGGTAGATACAAACTTCATTGCGTTTATGGACGCTGACGGCACATATTCTGCCTCAGACTTGGATAGGTTGCTTTACCACGCGCCAGATTATGTGGAAGTCATAGGAAAGAGATGTAAAAGAGGAATAAGGACTCTCCATAGATTCGGAAACTGGGTTATAAATAAATTGTTTGCAATGGCTTTTTCTGAAGACGTGGGGGATGTTCTCTCAGGAATGTATATCCTTAAAACAGAAATAGCAAAGAAACTAGATCTTAGATCTAATGGCTTTGAAATAGAGGTAGAAATTGCTTCCCAGATGGCACGTTTCGGTAAAATAGCATATGTCCCCATATCTTACGGAGAGAGAATAGGAAAGACTAAATTATCAAGTTTTAGGGATGGTTTAAAGATCGTATTGTACCTATTCAAGATGATGAGATTCCAAAATCCCTTAGTGTTTTACGCTATAGTTGCTGGAATTTTCATTGTACCAGGCTTGATATCTTTGTCATACGCTTTCATTTTATATATTTTAACAGGAATATATCATAATGGATACGCGTTGATGGGAGCTATATTGACAATAGTAGGCGTTCAAGGAACGCTCGTAGCTGGTTTATCCTCTATGCTGAAGAGAATAGAAAAGCTTCTCTTGACGTCAAATGTATCTGTTAAGTAGAGGTATTTCTATTAAACGCCTTTCTTTTTGTCTATAAAAACATTTATAATATTGCAAAATAAAGAAAGCGACGAAAGATCTTTATAAGCACATCTGGATTAATTTTTTATTCAGAAATTGGAGGTGTTGAATGTGTATATATTATTATTGATCGCTTTAGCTATATCAGGTATAACCTTACAAGAATTCTTGCTTAGAAAAGTAAATACTCCTTTAAAGTCGTTAATTCTGGTTCTGTACTCCGCTATTCTCTCTATTGCAGGATTTTTAGTAATAATCTTTGAGACCCTCTTAAATGAGCCACTACTTGGGATATACTTGATTTCCTTCTCTTTGCCAGCATTTTTCATTGTTTATCTAACAAATTATTTCAAATTCTTCAAGCAACCAGAGTTTCTAGGCCTTTTAGTTGTATTATTTACAGTTCTGTCTTTCGCTAGTTCAGTGTACGTACCATCTACTTTACAGACTGTCACGGAAGATTCACCTCATTTATGCGATCCTTCTGCATATCCATTCTTTATCGATTTAAGTAATATATTACAGAATTCATCTTATGATTCGTATAAAATAAACATTAACTTAGGTCAGGGAACAAGTGAAGCCTATCTCGTTTATGGAGAGTTCTTACTTTATCTTAACGAATCTAAAGAAGTCCAATTTTTAGCCAATCAGACAATCAGTTTATTGCATAATGGGGACCTTAAGACCGCAAATAGTTCATATTCACAAATGTTTCGCGAATATAATCTAATGACATCTACATTGCAATCCTTAATTTACAATTCGAATCAATTGTTTGACAAACTAGGAGGTTCTTCGATCTCTACTTTCAGTTATGATTTAAATCAATTCAACTCCAAGGTTACATCTAGGGTTTACTACGTCGAGAAAATAATGTCATTAATTCAAAATTATTCTTTTAAGTCGTACCATCCAGTGTCTGTACATCTTAGTCCAACTGTGCTAGAATTTAATAATACTGTAGAAATTAATGGGAATATCACCTCCTCTTACGGATCTCCCAATGGATCAGTAGTAATTTATGTTAACAATATCTCAATTCAGAGATCATTAAATAACGGAGAGTTTAGTTTCCCACTTAAGTTGACTCAGTACGTTAGAGCCCTTCCTATAACGGTAGAATACCTAGGTAACAAAGGGTATCTTCCAAATATTAGTTCCTTCTATCTTCCTACTAATGTAGTCCTAACGAGTATGACATTTAATGTAACACCAAGGGGGAGCATCTACC
This genomic interval carries:
- a CDS encoding glycosyltransferase family 4 protein; amino-acid sequence: MRIIQVAPFYHPVLGGVEKVVQKISEYMKEKGHEVVVVTYNRDRDKSNIYKEKEIINGVEVIRLPPKFTWSHGSYSSLLPKIVSDLNPDLIHVHVWRHPHVFQLSSMKVPKILQPHSPFYSRKQIGKFTFIYYKIVDSFLGKEMKNYNVISITPLERDTIKKKFKVDSVVIPNGIEDYYFDVKSKGDDYYLFLGRVSSEKNVMKMLKGFALSKVSRPLIIAGPDGGLGTEVRSFIHKTGINAKYVGSVTEEEKIELLSKCRALINPRPYEAFGITLIEAQAMGKPCMIVGHGGQEYAAPPGVSSIRGEDNEVDISNLFKQIENDEIFELLSKGARQYSERFRYSKVLAEIEEYYNTVAQKTIEKNN
- a CDS encoding glycosyltransferase family 2 protein, whose translation is MASDNSVTLSIIVINVKGKENLMPLIDSLLNSSFKDFEVIVIDDVEQKFEDKRIRLLKINEDKGIAFCRNLGIKNSVGKFILFLDNDTEVDHDTLEKFISYLIENPDSVVQLKLVRPNHVIDATGGLVDDLGYPIELNRDVEESKIDREIEVLYAKGAAMGMSRNTLNQIGLFDEIYFYGYEETDLCYRARKMGIKVIALPFGRVIHKEHGSFSKDNKGRETRLAHFLERGRLYFIFKNFDSMFLLKRVPRVLFYFFGSILKDIYGRKYHLAKTKIRAFAWFVSKFPSIIAERRNIKGVTVNEKELMKLRLIVRHGETVS
- a CDS encoding glycosyltransferase family 2 protein, whose protein sequence is MGLSRTSVEDNFPRVSKEDVTVVLCTLNEEDAIGKVIDDLFSHGYSNILVVDGYSKDRTREIAESKGVKVVMQINSGKGGAVITAINKVDTNFIAFMDADGTYSASDLDRLLYHAPDYVEVIGKRCKRGIRTLHRFGNWVINKLFAMAFSEDVGDVLSGMYILKTEIAKKLDLRSNGFEIEVEIASQMARFGKIAYVPISYGERIGKTKLSSFRDGLKIVLYLFKMMRFQNPLVFYAIVAGIFIVPGLISLSYAFILYILTGIYHNGYALMGAILTIVGVQGTLVAGLSSMLKRIEKLLLTSNVSVK